The following proteins come from a genomic window of Thermoanaerobaculia bacterium:
- a CDS encoding beta-propeller fold lactonase family protein — protein sequence MTRERTQGAGGRRLGTCFAVAVVLAMVKAAAAQVYVANANADSVLVFDPATSGDQSPLQEITATPGFMDLASSVAVHVGRGEVFVAARGPDEIFVFDLAADGPTTPLRTIAGATTTIATPWDLELDPERGDLWVLSKDASELLVFAVGGGGNVAPQRTLATSPAWPTSTLDFDLDLVHNEVVITDRTPGAAAIRFLPLLGNGTVGVLRSISGPATGLTDPSIVAVDPLHDEVFVVNQASIRVFAREASGDVAPLRVLSGAATGLLAVHGLDVDPLAGAGGAGELTVLRSSPNDALLFFPRTATGNVAPLRAIVGAATHFNGTSLLSYFPTLIFADGYVTGTTGAWSTAVP from the coding sequence ATGACTCGAGAGCGGACGCAAGGGGCTGGCGGACGGAGGCTGGGAACGTGCTTTGCGGTCGCAGTCGTCCTGGCGATGGTGAAAGCGGCTGCGGCGCAGGTCTACGTCGCCAACGCCAACGCCGATTCGGTGCTGGTCTTCGACCCGGCGACCAGCGGCGACCAGTCGCCGCTGCAGGAGATCACCGCGACGCCGGGCTTCATGGACCTGGCCTCTTCGGTCGCGGTCCATGTCGGCCGGGGGGAGGTCTTCGTCGCCGCGCGCGGACCCGACGAGATCTTCGTCTTCGACCTCGCAGCGGACGGCCCGACCACGCCGCTGCGCACGATCGCGGGCGCGACGACGACGATCGCAACGCCGTGGGACCTCGAGCTCGACCCCGAGCGCGGCGACCTCTGGGTGCTCTCCAAGGACGCGAGCGAGCTCCTGGTCTTCGCCGTCGGCGGAGGCGGCAACGTCGCGCCGCAGCGAACGCTCGCGACCTCGCCCGCCTGGCCCACGTCGACCCTCGATTTCGACCTCGACCTGGTGCACAACGAGGTGGTGATCACCGATCGCACCCCGGGGGCGGCGGCGATCCGTTTCCTGCCGCTCCTCGGCAACGGCACGGTCGGCGTGCTGCGCTCGATCTCGGGTCCGGCTACCGGGCTCACCGATCCGTCGATCGTGGCGGTCGATCCGCTCCACGACGAGGTCTTCGTCGTCAACCAGGCGTCGATCCGCGTCTTCGCCCGCGAGGCGTCCGGCGACGTCGCGCCGCTGCGCGTGCTCTCGGGGGCCGCGACGGGGCTCCTCGCGGTCCACGGCCTCGACGTCGATCCGCTCGCCGGCGCGGGCGGAGCCGGCGAGCTCACCGTGCTGCGCTCGAGTCCCAACGACGCGCTCCTCTTCTTCCCCCGCACCGCGACCGGAAATGTGGCACCGCTGCGCGCCATCGTCGGGGCGGCGACCCACTTCAACGGCACCAGCCTCCTCTCCTACTTCCCGACGCTGATCTTCGCCGACGGCTACGTCACCGGCACGACCGGCGCCTGGAGCACGGCGGTCCCGTAG
- a CDS encoding sel1 repeat family protein — MSRMTWKPICIVLSLAACRMAAETAALAGDDPAALFEQARALDRPEGGRETLVEAARLYESAARGGHLAAMTRVGILYVMGEGVEEDEARGANWIRRAAEAAHPRALGEYGLLLAEGWGVEEDDVAAVAWYRKAAAAGDPLGLARLGFAYELGEGIEADPKQAKRWFVEARAALERDLRDLQTTGDPELAMMLGILLDEGLGGRTDDGRAVALYRQAAEAGHAESQFYLAGMLLEGEGTKRNASEAIRWYIRAANQGDDEAMEELARIYAEGDGVDGPAHVYWSARAEILELEAEDDPDLPNDQERKLEAELRAHLRAYETTHPEVAPSR; from the coding sequence ATGAGCCGCATGACCTGGAAACCGATCTGCATCGTCCTGTCGCTCGCCGCCTGCCGGATGGCGGCCGAAACCGCCGCTCTCGCGGGGGACGATCCCGCTGCGCTGTTCGAGCAGGCTCGCGCGCTCGATCGCCCGGAAGGCGGCCGCGAGACGCTGGTCGAGGCGGCAAGGCTCTACGAGAGCGCGGCCCGAGGCGGGCACCTCGCGGCGATGACCCGCGTCGGCATCCTGTACGTCATGGGCGAAGGGGTCGAAGAGGACGAAGCGCGCGGCGCGAACTGGATCCGTCGTGCCGCGGAAGCCGCCCATCCTCGCGCTCTGGGCGAATACGGCCTTCTGCTCGCCGAAGGCTGGGGGGTCGAGGAAGACGACGTGGCCGCCGTCGCCTGGTACCGCAAGGCTGCGGCCGCGGGCGACCCGCTCGGCCTGGCTCGCCTCGGGTTCGCCTACGAGCTCGGGGAAGGGATCGAGGCCGATCCGAAGCAGGCGAAACGTTGGTTCGTCGAAGCCCGCGCGGCGCTCGAGCGCGATCTCCGCGATCTCCAGACGACCGGCGATCCCGAGCTCGCCATGATGCTCGGCATCCTCCTCGACGAGGGGCTGGGAGGCCGCACCGACGACGGGCGTGCGGTGGCGCTCTACCGGCAGGCCGCCGAGGCCGGGCACGCCGAGTCGCAGTTCTATCTCGCCGGCATGCTGCTCGAAGGCGAGGGGACGAAGCGAAACGCCAGCGAGGCGATCCGCTGGTACATCCGGGCCGCCAATCAAGGTGACGACGAAGCGATGGAGGAACTGGCTCGAATCTACGCCGAGGGCGATGGCGTCGACGGCCCCGCTCATGTCTACTGGAGCGCCCGGGCCGAGATCCTCGAGCTCGAGGCCGAGGACGATCCGGATCTGCCGAACGACCAGGAGCGCAAGCTCGAGGCCGAGCTCCGCGCCCACCTACGCGCCTATGAGACGACCCACCCCGAAGTCGCGCCAAGCCGCTGA
- a CDS encoding VCBS repeat-containing protein, with product MMLLALGASPAQAQLWDARDRFLPVPSIAEQEFMRYGEVVASCDWDGDGRADLAVGMPDYSNDAGAVFFFRMDPQGSPVFVRAVGTVNQESLGASVACGDFDGDGDAEVAAGAPEFALGGIEEGRVVLYDWVAGTMVDTGEFRQSLAGVAGGAEDFDEFGGSLAVGDFDGDGADDLAVGSPGEDVGATDAAGAVTFFYGELGVGLVVAGNSIWHKDTTGVVGDPGEGENVGLALAAIRNDCDAFDDLAVGVPGQTVDGVEDAGAVYVVQGSAGGLVHATSFVLDTTSFTQEGASPPHLSDRFGSTLASAGAYFPGACGTIAIGAPRREVGGVDGAGALYLRGEGGGSTRYFTAADFDVAPDPQDNFAESFAFADFNADGRLDLVVGMPGNDPALSNLTGGVFVGLSNSGAEPDPGNAQLIVPRSTLGLFEFVTDDGSLGEALVSADFDGDSVPDLAVGLPTADYGDLTNVGGVQILYGGLFAADFEGGNDNEW from the coding sequence ATGATGCTCCTCGCCCTCGGAGCGAGTCCGGCCCAGGCGCAGCTCTGGGACGCCCGCGATCGATTCCTGCCGGTGCCCAGTATTGCGGAGCAAGAATTCATGCGCTACGGAGAGGTCGTCGCGAGCTGCGATTGGGACGGCGACGGGCGCGCGGATCTCGCGGTCGGGATGCCCGACTACAGCAACGACGCGGGCGCGGTCTTCTTCTTCCGCATGGACCCCCAGGGCTCGCCGGTTTTCGTCCGCGCCGTGGGTACAGTCAACCAGGAGAGTCTCGGTGCGTCCGTGGCGTGCGGCGACTTCGACGGCGATGGCGACGCCGAGGTGGCGGCCGGAGCACCGGAGTTCGCGCTCGGCGGCATCGAGGAGGGGCGCGTCGTGCTGTACGACTGGGTGGCAGGCACGATGGTCGATACAGGCGAGTTCCGGCAGAGCCTGGCTGGCGTGGCGGGGGGGGCGGAGGACTTCGACGAGTTCGGAGGCAGCCTCGCGGTGGGCGACTTCGACGGCGACGGTGCCGACGATCTCGCGGTCGGCTCTCCGGGGGAGGACGTCGGCGCGACGGACGCCGCGGGCGCGGTGACGTTCTTCTACGGCGAGCTGGGAGTCGGGCTGGTCGTCGCCGGCAACTCGATCTGGCACAAGGACACCACCGGCGTCGTCGGCGATCCCGGCGAGGGCGAAAATGTGGGACTCGCGCTGGCCGCGATCCGCAACGACTGCGACGCCTTCGACGACCTCGCCGTGGGCGTACCGGGCCAGACGGTCGACGGGGTCGAGGATGCCGGCGCGGTCTATGTCGTCCAGGGAAGTGCGGGCGGTCTCGTCCACGCAACCAGCTTCGTCCTCGACACCACGAGCTTCACCCAGGAGGGGGCCTCGCCGCCGCACCTTTCGGACCGGTTCGGCTCGACACTCGCCTCGGCCGGCGCCTACTTCCCCGGCGCCTGCGGGACGATCGCGATCGGCGCGCCAAGGCGCGAGGTTGGGGGCGTCGACGGCGCCGGCGCGCTCTACCTCCGAGGGGAAGGTGGCGGATCGACGCGCTATTTCACCGCCGCAGACTTCGACGTGGCGCCGGATCCGCAAGACAATTTCGCCGAGTCCTTCGCGTTCGCGGATTTCAACGCCGACGGCCGCCTCGACCTGGTGGTCGGAATGCCCGGCAACGATCCGGCGCTGTCGAACTTGACCGGCGGCGTCTTCGTCGGGCTTTCCAACAGCGGGGCGGAACCGGATCCGGGCAACGCCCAGCTCATCGTGCCGCGCTCCACCCTCGGCCTCTTCGAGTTCGTCACCGACGACGGCAGCTTGGGCGAGGCGCTCGTCAGTGCCGACTTCGACGGCGACTCCGTGCCCGACCTCGCGGTCGGCCTGCCGACGGCCGACTACGGCGACCTGACGAACGTCGGCGGCGTCCAGATCCTGTACGGCGGCCTGTTCGCAGCCGACTTCGAGGGTGGCAACGACAACGAGTGGTAG